Proteins encoded by one window of Archaeoglobus veneficus SNP6:
- the cdhD gene encoding CO dehydrogenase/acetyl-CoA synthase subunit delta: MKLTLEEFFKLLSKYEVEEIEGLRLEGDIEIEIEEGAGFAHVVNEINLAMQHLMNALSMLGAPVSLPGVEVPAAPAKEHKMLLERRFEPFRVEYPGQIQEVQLGATRSEGGSRERVIKLGGEKSLPFYLFDASQPNLPAISIDVFDKPVPLPKAVREHYEDVMSDPAEWAKKVVNKFGADAVTIHLISTDPLLDDTPPGEAVKVVEDVLQAVKVPIIVGGSGNKEKDPIVLEKVAEVAEGERVMLASATLDMDWERIGNAAKEYGHVVLSWTQMDMNSQKTLNRYLLKRLGLPRDSLVMDPTTAALGYGLDYAYTNMERIRLSGLKGDEDLAFPISSGTTNAWGAREAWMKDSPIEGDTPWGPRELRGPLWEIVTGLTLSLAGVDIFMMMHPASVAVLKELISTLGGRKGETKVGDWVGVEL; this comes from the coding sequence GTGAAGCTAACTCTTGAGGAATTTTTCAAACTCCTTAGCAAGTACGAGGTCGAAGAAATCGAGGGGCTCAGGCTTGAAGGAGATATAGAAATTGAGATAGAGGAAGGGGCGGGCTTCGCCCATGTGGTCAACGAGATAAACCTCGCGATGCAACACCTGATGAACGCCCTCTCCATGCTTGGCGCTCCGGTGTCTTTGCCCGGAGTCGAAGTGCCTGCTGCTCCCGCAAAAGAGCATAAAATGCTTTTAGAGAGGCGATTCGAGCCCTTTCGTGTAGAGTATCCCGGACAGATACAGGAAGTCCAGCTTGGAGCTACGAGGAGTGAGGGGGGCAGCAGGGAGAGGGTAATTAAGCTCGGCGGGGAGAAAAGCCTGCCGTTCTATCTCTTCGATGCCTCTCAGCCGAACCTTCCGGCCATATCCATCGACGTTTTCGACAAGCCCGTTCCGCTTCCCAAGGCTGTGAGGGAGCACTACGAAGACGTGATGAGTGATCCGGCGGAATGGGCGAAGAAGGTCGTCAACAAGTTTGGAGCGGATGCCGTTACGATCCATCTCATCAGTACTGATCCTCTCCTCGATGACACACCGCCAGGCGAGGCTGTGAAGGTCGTCGAAGACGTACTTCAGGCTGTTAAGGTACCAATTATAGTTGGAGGAAGTGGTAACAAGGAGAAGGACCCAATCGTACTTGAAAAAGTTGCGGAGGTTGCTGAAGGAGAGCGCGTGATGCTGGCGAGCGCAACTCTTGACATGGACTGGGAGAGGATTGGAAACGCTGCCAAAGAATATGGCCACGTTGTCCTTTCGTGGACTCAGATGGACATGAACAGTCAGAAGACCCTGAACCGCTACCTGCTCAAACGCCTCGGGCTGCCGAGGGATAGCCTTGTCATGGATCCCACCACTGCAGCCCTCGGCTACGGTTTGGATTACGCGTACACGAACATGGAGAGGATAAGGCTCTCTGGCCTGAAGGGAGATGAAGACCTCGCGTTCCCAATATCGAGCGGTACAACAAATGCCTGGGGAGCGAGAGAGGCGTGGATGAAGGACTCGCCTATCGAAGGTGACACGCCATGGGGGCCGAGGGAGCTTAGAGGCCCGCTATGGGAGATTGTTACGGGTTTAACTCTCTCGCTTGCGGGTGTTGACATCTTCATGATGATGCATCCTGCATCCGTTGCCGTCCTGAAAGAACTCATTTCAACGCTCGGAGGAAGAAAGGGCGAAACGAAGGTGGGGGACTGGGTTGGTGTTGAGCTATGA
- the acsC gene encoding acetyl-CoA decarbonylase/synthase complex subunit gamma, giving the protein MKVKSPLEIYKLLPKTNCKECGYDTCMSFAAHIIDRSAKVEDCKPLVEAAKQDEKARQDLEKLIELTSPEIDEIVIGKDLKIGGKEVLHRHELTFFNPTALFFDVWDTMDDKEIDERCSRVVEYRKFYVGKFLTLDGIAVRCTSNNPERFAEVAKKVAGYGKPVVLVSFDANCMRAALEAIAEHNPLVYAATPENWEDFLELAMEFNVPVVVRSSDLDMLKSLAATFKAEGVKVVMDPVTEPAGEGLRKTFERVVQLRRTAILGDDKEVACPIMITPIAAWMVEGDAVSKAYWETVIASLFIVKYGDAMILHSLEPYTVMPLITLRANIYTDPRTPVQVEPGLREINNPTQDSPVFITTNFALTYYTVESDLQSAGISGWLLVLDTGGLGVEVSVAGGQFTAGKVKELMEKTGVAEKVNHRYLVIPGLAARLQGAIEDETGWKVLVGPTDSGRIKGWLEQHWPPKK; this is encoded by the coding sequence ATGAAGGTTAAGAGCCCGCTTGAGATTTACAAGCTCCTTCCAAAGACCAACTGCAAAGAGTGTGGTTACGACACGTGCATGAGCTTTGCAGCCCATATTATCGACAGAAGTGCCAAGGTTGAGGATTGCAAACCCCTTGTGGAGGCTGCAAAGCAGGACGAAAAAGCGAGACAGGATCTCGAAAAGCTCATAGAGCTGACTTCTCCCGAAATTGACGAGATTGTAATCGGGAAAGACCTGAAAATCGGTGGTAAGGAAGTCCTGCACAGGCACGAACTCACGTTCTTCAATCCCACAGCCCTCTTCTTCGACGTTTGGGATACAATGGACGACAAAGAAATCGATGAGCGGTGCAGCAGGGTCGTTGAGTACAGGAAGTTCTACGTCGGAAAGTTCCTCACCCTCGACGGCATAGCTGTGAGATGTACATCCAACAATCCCGAGCGGTTTGCTGAGGTCGCCAAGAAAGTTGCCGGTTACGGAAAGCCCGTGGTTCTTGTCAGCTTCGATGCAAACTGCATGCGTGCAGCTCTCGAAGCCATTGCAGAACACAATCCTCTCGTCTATGCAGCAACTCCCGAAAACTGGGAGGATTTCCTCGAGCTTGCCATGGAATTCAACGTTCCGGTTGTTGTGAGGAGTTCAGATCTCGACATGCTGAAGAGCCTTGCAGCTACCTTTAAGGCCGAAGGCGTCAAGGTGGTTATGGACCCCGTAACGGAGCCGGCTGGGGAGGGGCTCAGGAAAACTTTTGAAAGGGTCGTTCAACTGAGGAGAACGGCAATTCTCGGCGATGACAAGGAGGTAGCGTGCCCCATCATGATTACACCCATCGCCGCGTGGATGGTTGAGGGCGATGCAGTGAGCAAAGCGTACTGGGAGACTGTAATAGCCTCTCTGTTCATCGTGAAGTACGGAGATGCGATGATTCTCCACAGCCTTGAGCCGTACACGGTGATGCCCCTGATAACCCTAAGGGCGAACATCTACACTGACCCGCGCACACCTGTGCAGGTTGAACCGGGACTGAGAGAGATAAACAACCCGACGCAAGACTCGCCGGTCTTCATAACGACGAACTTCGCCCTGACTTACTACACCGTCGAAAGCGATCTGCAGAGTGCAGGCATATCGGGCTGGCTGCTCGTCCTCGACACCGGTGGACTGGGCGTTGAGGTGAGCGTTGCCGGCGGGCAGTTCACTGCGGGGAAGGTTAAGGAGCTGATGGAGAAGACAGGCGTTGCGGAAAAAGTAAACCACCGCTACCTCGTAATCCCCGGCTTAGCGGCGAGGCTTCAGGGTGCTATAGAGGATGAAACGGGCTGGAAAGTTCTCGTAGGCCCGACAGATTCCGGTAGAATAAAAGGCTGGCTCGAGCAGCACTGGCCTCCTAAGAAGTGA
- a CDS encoding MjaI family restriction endonuclease — MTKTKEAKEKGRIEISYEEVRTLLDLPQEPKLPKYASLLINLANRFSHGTRPKTVGQMTELIKEFKKDGGWTYEEWKDWYTRKYPNTIKLATNKVHNMLENFKKVLDELDEEIVRRWVEDLVLIKTYEGLVLQEAILKKVAEELNSTYRLATPDEESKGIDGVLIIDNKEVPVSIKPKTYLDQEQHLTEELKGHLIVYKKVKDKKKIVIDYSRLLR, encoded by the coding sequence GTGACTAAAACAAAAGAGGCAAAGGAAAAAGGGAGAATTGAAATATCCTACGAAGAAGTAAGAACTCTTCTTGATTTGCCTCAAGAGCCTAAACTCCCGAAATATGCATCACTGTTGATTAACCTCGCAAATCGATTTTCACACGGAACAAGACCAAAAACTGTAGGCCAAATGACTGAATTAATTAAAGAATTCAAAAAAGATGGTGGCTGGACGTACGAAGAGTGGAAAGACTGGTACACTAGAAAATATCCAAATACCATTAAACTTGCAACAAATAAAGTCCATAACATGCTTGAAAATTTCAAAAAAGTATTGGATGAATTAGATGAAGAAATCGTGAGAAGGTGGGTTGAAGACTTGGTTCTCATCAAAACGTATGAAGGTCTCGTGCTGCAGGAAGCCATCTTAAAAAAGGTCGCAGAAGAACTTAATTCAACTTACAGACTTGCCACGCCTGACGAAGAATCAAAAGGTATCGACGGAGTACTGATCATCGACAATAAAGAAGTTCCCGTCTCCATCAAACCAAAAACGTACTTAGATCAAGAACAACACCTGACAGAAGAGCTTAAAGGGCACTTGATTGTATACAAAAAGGTAAAGGATAAGAAAAAAATCGTAATAGACTACTCCCGCCTGCTACGATAA